TGCCTTCACCAGCAGGTTCTTGAGGCTGACCTCGACGGTGGTGCCGGGGTACAGCCGGAGCTGTCCGACCGTAGCGCTCGCGCCGGTGGCGCTGGAGGTCGTGGTCACCGAGCCGACCGCGATCTGGCCTGCTTTGCCGTCGCCGGCTGTGGGGGCCGAAGCGCTCTCCTCCGCTGGAGTGGCGAGCGCCTTCACGCTCTTCTGCGGCTGAGCCGTCGCCCGCGACACGGCGACAGGCCTCACGGGGCTGGGCCCGGTCGCCGCGATGCCGTAGGAGTTCCAGGCGGGCAGCGTTCCCGAATTGTCCGGATCCGCAGGGCCGTCCGCTGGTTTGGCCGGTGCGATGGCCTTGGGTGCGGCGAGCACGACCGTTCCGAGTGTGACTCCCGGGTTCGCGTGCGTCAGGTCCTCGTAGCGGAGGGCGTTGATCGTGACCGATCCATCCGCAGCTGTGGTCCGCTCGTTGAAGTGGACCCGCACCCGTTCCGCACCGTCGGAGCCCAGACCGGTGTAGAGATCAGTGGCGGTGTTGCCCCAGACTCCGTTGGCGAAGACGGCGCTCGATGCGTTGTCGAACTTCACTGTCGAGGAGCCGTCGGCCGCCACCGAGAGCCGGAGGCCGTAGACGCGGAGAGCGTTCCAGCGGTACTCGCCCACACCGGAGGTCTGGTCGGGCACCTGGGTGAACTCGCCGATCCCCACCGAGGCGCTTCCGTCCGCCGCGGTTGTGACGCTCACATTCTTGGAGTGCGCCGGGTAGCTGCTGGCGGCGTCGACGGTGGCGGCCGTCTTGGTCTGTCCCTCCCCGGACACACTCGGCTCGCCGGCCACAAGCGCCGACCCATCGGGCGCGGCCACCCGGAGCCCTGTCGCCGTGACGCGAGCGGGGGCCGGAGCAGCAGGCGGGCAGGTGATCCGGCCCGCGCGGATGCGCCAGATCTCGGAGGCTCCCGCCTCCGCCTCGACGCGCAGCGCGGTCGTGGTGATGGAGCCGTCTTTGTTGGTCGTGCGCTCACCGACGATGATCTTGGTCGCCCCGTACTGGGAACTGGGCAGTTGGTAGGTGAATCCCGGTGTCGCGGTCGCTGTCGCCGTGATGTCCGTCCCGTTCACCGTGAGCGCAGTGAAAGAGACCGTGGACGCCTGTGTCGG
Above is a genomic segment from Leifsonia xyli subsp. xyli str. CTCB07 containing:
- a CDS encoding LPXTG cell wall anchor domain-containing protein is translated as MTARTLLRRPAALLAAAAVAAAALGAALLPATLLPAAPATAAAAATAATYSASGVEIIDIDGGTLQAPKPSVSWTTSAETSSRLDATGDLLKLNTTRTSDLAVTAGPTGATATIGSGEFTLRDRVPVTFRGLSVVCSPTQASTVSFTALTVNGTDITATATATPGFTYQLPSSQYGATKIIVGERTTNKDGSITTTALRVEAEAGASEIWRIRAGRITCPPAAPAPARVTATGLRVAAPDGSALVAGEPSVSGEGQTKTAATVDAASSYPAHSKNVSVTTAADGSASVGIGEFTQVPDQTSGVGEYRWNALRVYGLRLSVAADGSSTVKFDNASSAVFANGVWGNTATDLYTGLGSDGAERVRVHFNERTTAADGSVTINALRYEDLTHANPGVTLGTVVLAAPKAIAPAKPADGPADPDNSGTLPAWNSYGIAATGPSPVRPVAVSRATAQPQKSVKALATPAEESASAPTAGDGKAGQIAVGSVTTTSSATGASATVGQLRLYPGTTVEVSLKNLLVKATGTGVVVSSDGGTVAGRPLAAGTIAPDTRIEVPGTTIRVVLNEQSRNGSEVTVHGFHLTDASGLATDVVAAVLTTAAVPADTAPPLTPASTGPGGILVPGALAPDGKSPAGMSDTGSSALASTGSTATPGLLVGAGLLVAAGTGIAVFRRRRRSGPPTQD